Proteins encoded in a region of the Methanofollis tationis genome:
- the carA gene encoding glutamine-hydrolyzing carbamoyl-phosphate synthase small subunit, whose protein sequence is MKAVLGLEDGEFIVGEGFGAEGSSSGELVFSTQMTGYMEALTDPSYAGQLLMFTFPLIGNYGVDGQNFQSPMVHALGCVAREVCTTPSANPSIIDFFEKNGLLGISGVDTRKLTIKTREHGTMRAALIVGSDDGEEAVRMARAVQNISEQDLIAQVSCKESYRIPGKGKRIAVIDLGIKKNIAISLRRRGADLHIFPHNAKPSEIESYEPEAIFITNGPGDPKRATDAIAAAKHFIGKLPVFGICMGNQICALALGGETYKMKFGHRGSNQPVRHTDGQIYITTQNHGFAVDGNSLPEGCTVAYTNVNDGSVEGFCNDDLNVLCVQFHPEAHGGPHDTERHIFNEMYRRIA, encoded by the coding sequence ATGAAGGCGGTTCTGGGTCTTGAAGACGGCGAATTTATTGTGGGAGAAGGGTTCGGTGCTGAAGGGTCCAGTTCCGGAGAACTGGTCTTTTCCACCCAGATGACCGGATACATGGAGGCGCTCACCGACCCCAGTTACGCGGGTCAGCTCCTCATGTTCACCTTCCCGCTTATCGGCAATTATGGCGTAGACGGACAGAATTTTCAAAGTCCGATGGTGCATGCCCTCGGCTGTGTTGCCCGGGAGGTGTGCACCACACCATCGGCAAATCCATCAATCATCGACTTTTTTGAGAAAAACGGGCTTTTGGGGATATCGGGCGTCGACACCAGGAAGCTCACCATCAAGACACGAGAGCACGGCACGATGCGCGCGGCGCTCATCGTCGGCAGCGACGACGGTGAGGAGGCGGTGCGCATGGCCCGCGCCGTTCAGAACATCAGCGAGCAGGACCTGATCGCGCAGGTCTCGTGCAAGGAGTCCTACCGCATCCCCGGGAAGGGCAAGAGGATCGCCGTGATAGACCTCGGGATCAAGAAGAACATCGCAATCAGCCTGCGCAGGCGCGGGGCCGACCTGCACATCTTCCCGCACAATGCAAAGCCTTCGGAGATCGAATCCTACGAGCCCGAGGCAATATTCATCACCAACGGCCCGGGCGATCCCAAACGCGCCACCGACGCCATCGCCGCGGCAAAACACTTCATCGGCAAACTGCCGGTCTTCGGGATCTGCATGGGCAACCAGATCTGCGCCCTCGCCCTCGGCGGCGAGACCTATAAGATGAAGTTCGGCCACCGCGGCTCCAACCAGCCGGTGCGCCACACCGACGGGCAGATCTACATCACCACCCAGAACCACGGTTTTGCAGTGGACGGCAACTCCCTCCCCGAGGGCTGCACGGTCGCCTACACCAACGTGAACGACGGCAGTGTCGAAGGGTTCTGCAACGACGACCTCAATGTCCTCTGCGTCCAGTTCCATCCAGAGGCGCACGGCGGCCCGCACGACACCGAACGACACATATTCAACGAAATGTACAGGAGGATTGCCTGA